One genomic segment of Gossypium arboreum isolate Shixiya-1 chromosome 3, ASM2569848v2, whole genome shotgun sequence includes these proteins:
- the LOC128290316 gene encoding uncharacterized protein LOC128290316, with amino-acid sequence MHHETGNMVKEKKLLKDVNAGQKGLNDSGPSVVEEISDRIWRLRWDIRRNYFIPRPAIRVDEEQVLKEINELKWARDKAFANAPIKGKIWNSLPSKNVIKQQIKAMEEALNEEDRKEHMQIRGEIEVVKREINGVKKSIASLKRQLLDVRRKKGEAYKIILKLIKTQNQPI; translated from the exons ATGCATCATGAAACTGGAAATATGGTGAAAGAAAAGAAGCTGTTGAAAGATGTGAATGCCGGTCAGAAAGGATTAAACGATTCGGGTCCGTCAGTGGTCGAAGAAATATCCGATCGG ATATGGAGATTGAGGTGGGACATTAGAAGGAATTATTTCATCCCAAGACCTGCAATAAGGGTTGATGAAGAACAAGTTCTTAAAGAGATTAATGAGCTCAAATGGGCTAGAGATAAAGCCTTTGCTAATGCTCCTATAAAGGGGAAGATCTGGAATTCATTGCCTTCAAAAAATGTCATCAAACAACAAATTAAG GCAATGGAAGAGGCTTTGAATGAAGAAGATAGGAAGGAGCATATGCAGATTAGAGGTGAAATAGAAGTGGTGAAGAGAGAAATAAATGGTGTAAAGAAGAGTATAGCTTCTTTGAAGAGGCAATTGTTGGATGTTCGTAGGAAAAAAGGGGAAGCTTACAAAATTATTTTGAAGTTAATTAAGACTCAAAATCAACCTATTTGA
- the LOC108475362 gene encoding selenium-binding protein 1-like, protein MREEMGCCKRTGPGYATPLEAMSGPKETLLYVNCIYNGTGRKKPDFLATVDIDPNSSTYSKVIHRLSMPYIGDELHHSGWNACSSCHGDPSTTRSFLILPSVVSGRVYVIDTQKNPKAPSLHKVVQSEDIVEKTGLAYPHTSHCLASGDIMISCLGDKDGNAKGNGFLLLDSEFNVKGRWEKPGHSPLFSYDFWYQPRHRTMIGSSLGAPATFTRGFNIQHVKDGLYARHLHVYSWPDGELKQTLDLGETGLTPLEMRFLHDPCKDTGYVGCAYTSNIVRFFKTQDGSWSHEVVISVKPLKVQNWILPELPGFITDILISLDDRFLYFINWLQGDIRQYNIEDPKNPVLVGQVYVGGLVRKGSPVVAVTEDGKTWQSDVPEIQGHQLRGGPNMIQLSLDGKRLYATNSLFSTWDRQFYPELVEKGSHMLQIDVDTMKGGLKINPNFFIDFGAEPDGPCMAHEMRYPGGDCTSDIWI, encoded by the exons atgAGGGAAGAAATGGGGTGTTGTAAGAGAACAGGACCTGGATATGCAACTCCATTGGAAGCCATGTCTGGTCCTAAAGAAACTCTTCTTTATGTTAATTGTATTTATAATG GAACCGGAAGAAAGAAGCCTGATTTTTTAGCAACGGTTGATATAGATCCAAACTCGTCAACTTATTCTAAAGTCATCCACAGGCTATCTATGCCATATATAGGTGATGAACTACATCACTCAGGATGGAATGCATGCAGCTCTTGCCATGGTGATCCATCAACCACTCGAAGTTTTCTAATCTTGCCTTCAGTCGT GTCTGGTCGTGTTTATGTGATTGACACACAGAAGAATCCCAAGGCTCCCTCTTTGCATAAAGTGGTACAATCCGAGGATATCGTCGAGAAGACCGGCTTAGCGTATCCGCACACGTCGCATTGCCTTGCTTCCGGGGATATAATGATATCGTGTCTCGGAGACAAAGATGGAAATGCTAAAGGGAATGGATTTCTCCTCCTTGATTCCGAATTCAACGTCAAAGGGAG GTGGGAGAAACCAGGGCATAGTCCTCTGTTTAGCTACGATTTTTGGTACCAACCTCGACATAGAACGATGATCGGCTCGTCTTTGGGTGCTCCGGCTACCTTCACCCGAGGTTTCAATATCCAGCATGTTAAAGATGGTTTGTATGCTAGACATTTGCATGTGTATAGCTGGCCTGATGGTGAACTTAAACAAACGTTGGATCTCGGTGAAACTGGTCTCACACCCTTAGAG aTGAGGTTCTTGCATGATCCATGTAAAGATACAGGGTACGTTGGGTGTGCCTACACGAGTAACATCGTTCGGTTTTTCAAAACCCAAGATGGATCATGGAGCCATGAG GTGGTAATCTCAGTGAAACCATTGAAGGTACAAAATTGGATACTTCCCGAATTGCCTGGATTTATAACTGACATCTTAATCTCTCTCGACGATCGGTTTCTGTATTTTATCAACTGGTTGCAAGGAGATATCCGACAATATAACATTGAGGACCCCAAAAATCCAGTCTTGGTCGGCCAAGTATACGTTGGAGGATTGGTTCGAAAAGGAAGCCCTGTAGTGGCTGTGACAGAAGATGGCAAAACATGGCAATCCGATGTTCCGGAAATCCAG GGACATCAATTAAGAGGGGGACCGAATATGATCCAGTTGAGCCTAGACGGTAAGCGACTATATGCGACGAACTCGTTATTCAGCACATGGGATCGACAATTCTATCCGGAACTTGTGGAGAAAGGTTCCCACATGTTGCAGATCGACGTCGACACCATGAAAGGCGGTCTTAAAATAAATCCAAACTTTTTCATCGATTTTGGAGCTGAACCTGATGGTCCTTGTATGGCTCATGAGATGAGATATCCAGGTGGTGACTGCACTTCAGATATTTGGATTTAA